The following coding sequences are from one Prochlorococcus sp. MIT 0604 window:
- the gatA gene encoding Asp-tRNA(Asn)/Glu-tRNA(Gln) amidotransferase subunit GatA — MNFNSLRKEIISNNASVKELVNDFFAKIDHKDPEINSYICTTKDNAIAQAENIDKLIQNKKKLPPLAGIPIAIKDNICTKGVATTCASKMLKSFVAPYESTVSSKLWSSGGICLGKTNLDEFAMGSSTETSVFGVTSNPWDINRVPGGSSGGSAASVAAGFCAAAIGSDTGGSIRQPASFCGVVGLKPTYGRVSRWGLVAFASSLDQIGPITNTVSDAAEILSVISGKDAFDSTCLDKPVPNYLTDLNKSIKGLKVGIIKECFEHPGLNPEVKECVLSGVDRFKTLGAEIIEVECPRFNDGIATYYVIAPSEASANLARYDGVKYGFRSNEGSNLIDMTSKSRAEGFGDEVQRRILIGTYALSAGYSDAYYKKAQKVRTLIRRDFDNSFKKADVLLTPTCPTTAFLKGDFVNDPLSMYLSDLLTVPVNLAGLPAISIPCGFDTKGLPIGLQLIGNVLEEDRILNAANIFEIDAQVIKNRPLL; from the coding sequence ATGAATTTTAATTCTTTAAGAAAGGAAATTATTAGCAATAATGCTTCCGTTAAGGAATTAGTTAATGATTTTTTTGCCAAAATCGATCATAAAGATCCTGAAATTAACTCATATATTTGTACTACAAAAGATAATGCTATTGCTCAAGCAGAGAACATTGATAAATTAATACAAAATAAAAAGAAACTTCCTCCTCTCGCAGGGATTCCAATAGCAATAAAGGATAATATTTGCACAAAAGGAGTTGCAACAACTTGTGCAAGTAAAATGCTCAAAAGCTTTGTTGCACCTTATGAATCTACAGTTTCTAGTAAATTATGGTCTTCAGGGGGAATTTGTTTAGGAAAAACAAATTTAGACGAATTTGCAATGGGTAGTTCAACGGAAACTTCTGTCTTTGGTGTCACTTCAAATCCTTGGGATATTAATAGAGTGCCAGGAGGGAGTTCAGGAGGTAGTGCTGCTTCAGTTGCCGCTGGATTTTGTGCGGCAGCTATAGGTTCTGATACTGGAGGATCAATAAGGCAACCAGCTTCTTTTTGTGGTGTCGTAGGTCTTAAACCTACTTATGGCAGAGTTAGTAGATGGGGACTGGTAGCATTTGCTAGCTCTCTTGATCAAATTGGCCCAATTACAAATACAGTTTCAGATGCTGCTGAAATCCTTTCTGTAATATCTGGTAAAGACGCCTTTGACTCAACATGTCTTGATAAGCCAGTTCCAAATTATTTGACTGATTTAAATAAATCTATAAAGGGTTTAAAAGTTGGAATCATTAAAGAATGTTTTGAGCACCCTGGTCTTAATCCAGAAGTTAAGGAATGTGTTCTTTCTGGAGTTGATAGATTTAAAACTTTAGGAGCTGAAATTATTGAAGTTGAATGTCCTAGATTTAACGATGGAATTGCGACATATTATGTCATCGCACCATCTGAAGCCTCAGCAAATTTAGCTAGATATGATGGAGTTAAATATGGCTTCAGGTCGAATGAAGGTTCAAATCTTATTGATATGACTTCAAAAAGTAGAGCTGAAGGTTTTGGAGATGAAGTGCAAAGAAGAATTTTGATAGGAACTTATGCTTTGTCAGCTGGATACAGTGATGCATATTACAAAAAAGCACAAAAAGTTAGGACACTTATTAGAAGAGATTTTGATAATTCTTTTAAGAAAGCAGATGTCTTATTGACTCCAACTTGCCCAACAACAGCCTTTTTGAAGGGAGATTTTGTCAATGATCCACTTTCAATGTATTTGTCTGATCTATTAACTGTTCCTGTTAATTTAGCAGGTCTCCCAGCTATAAGTATTCCTTGTGGGTTTGATACTAAAGGATTACCTATTGGATTGCAATTAATAGGCAATGTTTTAGAAGAGGACAGAATATTGAACGCCGCAAATATCTTCGAAATTGATGCTCAGGTAATTAAGAATAGACCTTTATTATAA
- a CDS encoding DNA polymerase III subunit alpha, with translation MGFVPLHNHSDYSLLDGASQISKIVDRATDLGMESIALTDHGVMYGVLDLVKKCKEKGIKPIIGNEMYVINGSIDDPQPKKEKRYHLVVLAKNYTGYKNLVKLTTISHLNGMRGRGIFSRPCIDKSLLSKYSDGLIVSTACLGGEIPQAILKDRLDVAEDIALWYKKLFADDFYLEIQDHGSIEDRIVNVELIKIGKKHQIKVIATNDAHYLSNMDVEAHDALLCVLTGKLISDEKRLRYTGTEYIKSENEMLELFKDHIDDESINEAVNNTVEISQKVEEFDLFGNYRMPKFPLNIDTDSFSFLTQLSNEGLLKRLKKNDLSEVDENYKKRLTSELKIIKDMGFPDYFLVVWDYIKFARDNSIPVGPGRGSAAGSLVAYALQITNIDPVEHGLLFERFLNPARKSMPDIDTDFCIDRRNEVIDYVTNRYGEDKVAQIITFNKMTSRAVLKDVARVLDIPYGEADKLAKLIPVVRGKPYKLSEMIDKNSPSQEFRDKYINDNRVKKWVDLALRIEGTNKTYGVHAAGVVIASDPLDELVPLQRNNEGQIITQYSMDDIESLGLLKMDFLGLKNLTMIEKTVSLINQSTGKIINIDDLPKNDCKTFDLIGRGDLEGIFQLESSGMKQVVKDFKPSSLEDISSILALYRPGPLDAGLIPKFINRKNGNEKVDFPHPFIKSILTETYGIMVYQEQIMKIAQDLAGYSLGDADLLRRAMGKKKVSEMVKHRNIFVDGSMKKGVNEKLANDLFDQMVLFAEYCFNKSHSTAYGAVTYQTAFLKAHFPVAYMAALLSVNSGSSDKMQRYISNCYSMGIEVISPSINFSGVDFTIKNNQILFGLSAIKNLGDSAIRNIIENRNCFGIFNSLSDLCDRLPSNVLNKRSLESLIHCGALDEFSNDNNRAQLLSDLEHVIEWASSRNRDRLSGQGNLFDSKEEFSNVAFSDSQLAKVDDYSLIEKLKLEKQLLGFYLSDHPLKHLTKPAKLISPVSISQLEETKDRTKVSLVAMIPDIKQITTRKGDRMAIVQLEDLSGSCEAIVFPKTYVRLSEFLLTDTRLLVWGTIDKKSDKTQLIIDDCREIDNLKLLIINLESYQASDVRVQNTLRDCLIKFKPDQGRCGIKIPVLAAVRNRNIVTYVKFGEQFCIGDIQGACKLLEDKSFQFNLKSLVS, from the coding sequence ATGGGTTTCGTTCCGCTTCATAATCATAGTGACTACAGCTTGCTTGACGGAGCTAGTCAAATTTCAAAAATTGTAGATAGAGCTACTGATCTTGGAATGGAATCTATAGCACTTACTGATCATGGAGTTATGTATGGTGTTCTTGATTTGGTCAAGAAGTGTAAAGAGAAAGGCATAAAACCAATTATTGGTAATGAAATGTACGTGATTAATGGTTCTATTGATGATCCTCAACCTAAAAAAGAAAAAAGATATCATTTGGTAGTGTTAGCCAAAAATTATACTGGTTATAAGAATCTAGTGAAGTTAACAACAATTAGTCACCTAAATGGTATGAGAGGTCGAGGTATTTTTTCTAGACCATGTATTGATAAATCTCTTTTAAGTAAATATAGTGATGGTCTTATTGTTTCCACAGCTTGTCTCGGTGGAGAGATACCTCAGGCTATTTTAAAAGATAGATTAGACGTAGCAGAGGATATAGCTCTTTGGTATAAAAAATTATTTGCAGATGATTTTTATCTAGAAATACAAGATCATGGCTCTATTGAAGATAGAATTGTTAACGTTGAATTGATAAAAATTGGGAAGAAGCACCAAATAAAAGTAATCGCTACCAATGATGCTCACTACCTATCAAATATGGATGTTGAAGCACATGATGCATTGCTTTGTGTATTAACAGGAAAACTAATAAGTGATGAAAAAAGATTGAGATATACCGGTACAGAATATATTAAAAGTGAAAATGAAATGCTTGAACTCTTTAAAGATCATATTGATGATGAATCAATTAATGAGGCAGTGAATAATACTGTAGAAATTTCTCAAAAAGTTGAAGAATTTGATTTGTTTGGTAATTATAGAATGCCAAAATTCCCTCTTAATATAGATACAGATTCATTTTCTTTCCTTACTCAATTATCTAACGAAGGTCTTTTAAAAAGACTTAAAAAAAATGATCTTTCAGAAGTTGATGAGAACTATAAAAAAAGACTAACTTCTGAATTGAAAATTATAAAAGATATGGGTTTCCCAGATTATTTTTTGGTTGTTTGGGACTACATTAAATTTGCTAGAGATAACTCTATCCCAGTAGGACCAGGTAGAGGTTCTGCAGCAGGCTCATTAGTAGCTTATGCCCTTCAAATCACAAATATAGATCCTGTTGAGCATGGATTATTGTTCGAGAGATTTTTAAATCCAGCTAGAAAGTCTATGCCAGATATTGATACCGACTTTTGTATTGATAGGAGAAATGAAGTCATTGATTATGTTACTAATCGTTATGGAGAGGATAAAGTTGCTCAAATAATTACTTTCAATAAAATGACATCTAGGGCAGTTTTAAAAGATGTTGCAAGAGTTCTTGATATACCATATGGAGAGGCGGATAAATTGGCTAAGTTAATACCGGTTGTAAGAGGGAAACCTTATAAACTCAGTGAAATGATTGATAAGAATTCTCCTAGCCAAGAGTTTAGGGATAAATATATTAATGATAATAGGGTGAAAAAATGGGTCGATTTGGCTTTAAGAATTGAAGGGACTAATAAAACATATGGGGTTCATGCTGCAGGAGTTGTTATTGCATCAGATCCTCTCGATGAACTTGTACCTCTTCAAAGGAATAATGAAGGACAAATAATAACCCAATATTCCATGGATGATATTGAATCGCTTGGATTATTGAAAATGGATTTCTTGGGTCTGAAGAATCTTACGATGATTGAAAAGACAGTTTCTCTGATTAATCAATCCACGGGAAAGATAATAAATATTGATGATTTACCTAAAAATGATTGTAAAACTTTTGATCTAATTGGGAGAGGAGATCTTGAAGGAATTTTTCAACTTGAATCTTCCGGCATGAAACAGGTGGTGAAGGATTTCAAGCCTAGCTCTCTAGAGGATATTTCCTCGATACTGGCTCTTTATAGACCTGGTCCCCTTGATGCAGGTCTTATACCTAAATTCATAAACCGAAAAAATGGGAACGAAAAGGTTGATTTCCCCCATCCTTTTATTAAATCAATTCTCACTGAAACCTATGGAATTATGGTTTATCAGGAACAAATCATGAAAATTGCTCAAGACCTAGCCGGTTATTCTTTAGGTGATGCTGATTTACTTCGAAGAGCAATGGGTAAAAAGAAAGTATCTGAAATGGTAAAGCATAGGAATATTTTTGTAGACGGTTCTATGAAGAAAGGGGTAAATGAGAAATTAGCAAATGATCTTTTTGATCAAATGGTTTTATTCGCAGAATATTGTTTTAATAAAAGTCACTCAACTGCTTATGGTGCTGTAACTTATCAAACCGCATTTTTAAAAGCCCATTTTCCTGTTGCATATATGGCAGCCCTTCTAAGCGTAAATTCTGGATCTAGCGACAAGATGCAAAGATATATTTCTAATTGTTATTCCATGGGAATAGAAGTTATTTCACCAAGCATTAATTTTTCGGGGGTTGATTTCACTATTAAGAATAATCAGATTTTATTCGGTCTATCTGCAATTAAGAATTTAGGAGATTCTGCAATAAGAAACATAATTGAAAACCGAAATTGTTTTGGAATCTTTAACTCATTATCAGATTTGTGCGATCGTTTGCCTTCTAATGTTCTCAACAAAAGAAGTCTTGAATCTCTAATTCATTGTGGAGCACTAGATGAATTTTCAAATGATAATAATAGAGCTCAGTTATTGTCAGATCTAGAACATGTTATTGAGTGGGCCTCTTCAAGAAATCGTGATAGATTATCTGGGCAAGGAAATCTATTTGACTCTAAAGAAGAATTTTCTAATGTTGCTTTTTCAGATTCACAATTAGCTAAGGTTGATGATTATTCACTTATTGAGAAGTTAAAGTTAGAAAAACAGCTATTAGGCTTTTATTTATCTGACCATCCTCTAAAACATTTAACTAAGCCAGCAAAACTTATATCTCCTGTAAGCATTTCGCAGTTAGAAGAGACAAAAGATAGGACCAAAGTCTCTTTAGTTGCAATGATACCTGATATAAAGCAAATCACAACGAGAAAAGGAGATAGGATGGCTATAGTTCAGTTAGAAGATCTTTCTGGAAGTTGCGAAGCAATAGTTTTTCCAAAAACTTATGTCAGGTTATCAGAGTTTCTTCTGACTGATACTAGATTATTGGTATGGGGAACAATTGATAAAAAAAGTGATAAGACTCAATTAATAATTGATGATTGTAGAGAAATCGATAATCTTAAATTGCTAATTATTAATCTTGAAAGTTATCAAGCATCAGATGTAAGAGTACAAAATACTTTGAGAGACTGTTTAATTAAATTTAAACCAGATCAAGGAAGATGTGGAATCAAGATACCAGTTTTAGCTGCTGTAAGAAATAGAAATATTGTCACCTACGTTAAATTTGGGGAACAATTCTGTATTGGAGATATTCAAGGCGCATGCAAATTATTAGAAGATAAATCATTCCAATTTAATTTGAAATCTTTAGTTTCCTAG
- a CDS encoding PAM68 family protein, protein MKKKQSKKKTQNKKKKNYSETTAFANLEKTSNTITTPKRSSTGIPKYVADRMAKRIFFTAGIPTILGMSVFVVSYIIVTRNIAEIPPSSTIAISALFFLLGLAGLSFGILSASWDKEPGSFFGIENIPMNIQRAKDAFKPATQNFEDKS, encoded by the coding sequence ATGAAAAAAAAGCAATCTAAAAAAAAGACACAAAATAAAAAGAAAAAAAATTATTCTGAGACAACTGCTTTCGCTAATCTAGAAAAAACATCTAATACTATAACTACACCAAAGCGATCCTCAACCGGCATACCTAAATATGTCGCAGATAGAATGGCAAAAAGAATATTTTTTACAGCTGGAATACCGACAATATTAGGAATGTCTGTTTTTGTTGTTAGCTATATTATCGTTACTAGAAATATTGCCGAAATACCACCTTCCTCAACAATTGCTATTTCAGCATTGTTTTTCTTGTTAGGTCTAGCAGGATTAAGTTTTGGAATATTATCAGCTAGTTGGGACAAAGAGCCTGGATCTTTTTTTGGTATTGAAAACATTCCAATGAACATACAACGTGCAAAAGATGCCTTCAAACCTGCTACTCAAAATTTTGAAGATAAAAGTTAA
- the rpsO gene encoding 30S ribosomal protein S15, whose protein sequence is MSLDTAEKQKLIETHQVHPTDTGSAEVQVAMLSKRISKLSDHLQGNIHDFASRQGLLKMIGKRKRLLTYIKDKNVQKYQELVKKIGIRG, encoded by the coding sequence ATGTCATTAGATACAGCTGAAAAACAAAAGCTGATTGAAACTCATCAAGTACATCCAACTGATACAGGTTCAGCTGAAGTGCAGGTAGCAATGCTTTCTAAAAGAATATCGAAATTAAGTGACCACCTTCAAGGAAACATACATGATTTCGCTTCAAGGCAAGGATTATTAAAAATGATTGGTAAAAGGAAAAGATTACTAACTTACATAAAAGACAAAAATGTTCAGAAATATCAAGAACTAGTCAAGAAAATTGGAATCAGAGGATGA
- the ruvA gene encoding Holliday junction branch migration protein RuvA produces the protein MISWINGDLVELWQSNQKFFILINCQGLGYEIQILKSFFLKLKTNQISNKNITLWIKHIKKEDSDLLFGFTSKEQKNFFIEILSIRGVGSQISMGILNKLSINEVINAIKTQNKNLICSVPGIGQKMSDRLILELKSKFKSEILFEAEKSKNELEIKDPEINKMMEDLQLTLQSLNYKNKEIKTILPIIVKEIDLPAKKQNNLSFENLLKLAMNYLDKDSSNLAR, from the coding sequence TTGATTAGTTGGATAAATGGAGATTTGGTTGAATTATGGCAATCTAATCAAAAATTTTTTATTTTAATAAATTGTCAAGGATTAGGATACGAAATACAAATATTAAAATCCTTCTTTCTCAAATTAAAAACAAATCAAATATCAAATAAAAACATAACTCTTTGGATAAAACATATTAAGAAAGAAGATTCAGATTTATTATTTGGCTTTACGTCAAAAGAACAAAAGAATTTCTTTATTGAAATTTTAAGTATTAGAGGTGTTGGATCTCAAATTAGTATGGGGATATTAAATAAATTATCAATTAATGAAGTAATAAATGCAATAAAAACTCAAAACAAAAATTTAATTTGTTCCGTACCTGGTATAGGACAAAAAATGAGTGATAGATTAATTTTAGAATTAAAAAGTAAATTTAAAAGTGAAATTCTATTTGAAGCAGAAAAAAGTAAAAATGAATTAGAAATTAAGGATCCTGAAATTAATAAAATGATGGAAGACCTTCAGTTAACCCTTCAATCATTAAATTACAAAAATAAAGAAATCAAGACTATTTTACCCATTATTGTTAAAGAAATAGATCTCCCTGCTAAGAAACAAAATAATTTATCATTTGAAAATCTATTAAAATTAGCTATGAATTATCTTGATAAGGATAGTAGTAATTTAGCTAGATGA
- a CDS encoding glycine zipper 2TM domain-containing protein, with protein MKFFYLALLFCFSPIVQVNATTPKSVTCTRTEYREEYIPGTQSNPGYVKSYEVDVVIPCGGQSKVEKIDDNDCSEGSVIGGILGAGIALSSSRGKDRFWAVPAGGTAGALIGCQVDGG; from the coding sequence GTGAAATTTTTCTATTTAGCTTTATTGTTTTGTTTTTCTCCTATTGTTCAAGTTAATGCGACAACCCCAAAGTCAGTAACTTGTACAAGAACCGAATATAGAGAGGAGTACATCCCCGGAACGCAATCAAACCCAGGCTACGTAAAAAGTTATGAAGTAGATGTTGTAATACCTTGTGGAGGTCAAAGCAAAGTTGAAAAAATAGATGATAATGACTGTAGTGAAGGATCTGTTATTGGGGGTATTCTTGGTGCCGGAATAGCACTATCCTCCTCTAGAGGGAAAGACAGATTTTGGGCTGTCCCTGCTGGCGGAACAGCGGGAGCACTAATTGGATGTCAGGTGGATGGTGGTTAA
- a CDS encoding DMT family transporter codes for MKNIEELEKRFNSLNKYNLVFASFFFSLMTLCVKNIDKRIPIYELVLFRSLLSLIITLFIIKLKNINPWGKNRPLLILRGFLGTLALVCIFYAIRNMPLSISTVIQYTYPIFISIFAGIFINERITRNIIFALIIGWIGILVILNPSQLSNINVEIENISISIAFLGAICTALAYVTVRKLSFTEDVYVIIEYFPLVSFITLLPIVLINWVTPNWHEIIWIIGIGLFTQLGQTFLTIGLKNLPASEASTINYLQVLFGSIWGILFFSEIININFLLGASLVLLGTIISTTKIIKRT; via the coding sequence ATGAAAAATATCGAAGAATTAGAAAAAAGATTTAATTCTTTAAATAAGTATAATTTAGTATTTGCTTCATTCTTCTTCAGTTTGATGACTTTGTGCGTAAAAAATATTGATAAAAGGATACCTATTTATGAATTAGTTTTATTCAGATCATTGTTAAGTTTAATAATTACATTATTCATAATTAAGTTAAAAAATATAAATCCTTGGGGCAAAAATAGACCCTTACTGATCTTAAGAGGTTTTTTAGGAACTCTAGCGTTAGTTTGTATTTTTTATGCTATCAGAAATATGCCTCTTAGTATTTCTACTGTCATTCAGTACACATATCCTATTTTTATATCTATATTTGCTGGCATATTTATAAACGAAAGAATAACTCGTAATATAATTTTTGCATTAATTATTGGCTGGATTGGAATATTAGTAATCTTGAATCCAAGCCAATTATCAAATATAAACGTTGAAATTGAAAATATTTCGATTTCGATAGCATTTCTTGGAGCAATCTGTACTGCATTAGCTTACGTAACAGTTAGGAAACTTTCATTTACTGAAGATGTATATGTAATTATTGAATATTTTCCACTTGTTTCTTTTATAACTTTATTGCCAATTGTATTAATTAACTGGGTTACCCCAAATTGGCATGAAATAATTTGGATAATTGGGATTGGCTTATTTACTCAATTAGGTCAGACTTTCTTAACTATAGGATTAAAAAACTTACCTGCTTCTGAAGCTTCAACAATTAACTATTTACAAGTATTATTTGGGTCAATTTGGGGGATTTTATTTTTTAGTGAAATTATAAACATAAATTTTTTATTAGGTGCCTCACTAGTTTTATTAGGAACTATTATATCCACTACCAAAATAATCAAAAGGACATAG
- the dnaG gene encoding DNA primase produces MVHSIHPRTIQEVKEKADIVDVISEHIVLKKKGKEFVGICPFHDDTKPSMTVSPSKQFYYCFSCGAGGNSIKFLMEFTRANFSDVVLSLAKKNNINVENLEGPQVEAYKKQLSRKEELYKILRVTKNWFKSQLNNSLGVEAMKYLTKKRNLSNKIIDDFELGFAPNSWNDLFNYLSKIEKFPNNLILASGLAISKDNTDKIYDRFRNRLIVPILDMQGRVVAFGGRSLDGKEPKYLNSPESEIFEKGKMLFAFEKASSNIRKRDKAIIVEGYFDVIALHSKGITNSVASLGTALNKYQISQLCRCTDNKNIILNFDSDNAGILATKRVIKEVESLSLHDQINLKILQLNDFKDPDEFLNSHTSEDYFNLIDNSSFWIDWEIDQIFKDKDLTKSENFQSVISLLVKLLSKLPHSSTRTHYLQKVSERLSKGQARLAIQFEQDLRNQVKGFRWHGRSKKFEQPNEISRREKNESEIIFYYLHCPDLRLFIRDEFLKREINGFNTNHIQNLWESISKIEQDNLGFNYLNELKESNSLNLQKEFFAIDLISLLTDHLALYNPELSNKINNFVNPNELFLTLLSNPKDNLLGTLSLLEKYNSLKRCRHLIESWGSQRLKTLENCISILIDNSSGSSETNKEIDDLFKDLNSDAIKFQELYYLERQHISFLDKQRCGNFIAS; encoded by the coding sequence ATGGTTCATTCTATACACCCAAGAACTATTCAAGAGGTTAAGGAAAAAGCAGATATTGTTGACGTTATATCTGAACATATTGTTCTTAAGAAGAAAGGCAAAGAATTCGTTGGGATTTGTCCTTTTCATGATGATACTAAGCCATCTATGACAGTATCACCAAGTAAGCAATTCTATTATTGTTTTTCCTGTGGTGCTGGTGGTAACTCTATTAAGTTTTTAATGGAATTTACTCGTGCAAATTTTTCTGATGTGGTACTTTCTCTTGCTAAGAAGAATAATATTAATGTTGAAAATCTTGAGGGTCCCCAAGTAGAAGCTTATAAAAAACAATTATCTAGAAAGGAGGAACTTTATAAAATATTAAGAGTCACTAAAAATTGGTTTAAGTCTCAATTAAATAATTCTCTAGGTGTTGAAGCTATGAAATATTTAACAAAAAAGAGAAACTTGAGTAATAAAATTATTGATGACTTTGAATTAGGTTTTGCACCAAATTCATGGAATGATTTATTTAACTATCTTTCAAAGATTGAAAAATTTCCTAATAATCTAATATTGGCTTCAGGTCTTGCAATTTCTAAGGATAATACTGATAAGATTTATGATCGCTTTAGAAATAGATTAATCGTTCCAATACTTGATATGCAGGGACGTGTGGTTGCCTTTGGTGGAAGATCACTTGATGGAAAGGAACCCAAATATCTTAATTCTCCTGAATCAGAGATATTTGAAAAAGGGAAAATGTTATTTGCATTTGAAAAAGCATCTAGCAATATTAGAAAAAGAGATAAAGCTATTATTGTTGAAGGATACTTTGATGTAATAGCTCTCCATTCAAAAGGTATAACTAATTCTGTTGCTTCCCTCGGCACCGCATTAAATAAATATCAAATTTCCCAACTATGTAGATGTACAGATAATAAAAATATAATATTAAATTTTGATTCTGATAATGCAGGAATATTAGCTACAAAAAGAGTAATAAAAGAAGTCGAAAGCTTATCTCTCCATGATCAAATTAATCTTAAGATACTTCAACTTAATGATTTTAAAGATCCTGACGAATTTTTGAATAGTCATACTTCAGAAGATTATTTTAATCTAATTGATAATTCATCCTTTTGGATTGATTGGGAGATTGATCAGATCTTTAAAGATAAAGACTTAACTAAGTCTGAAAATTTCCAAAGTGTTATTTCATTATTGGTAAAATTGTTGAGCAAATTACCTCATTCATCAACAAGAACTCATTACTTACAAAAAGTTTCCGAACGATTAAGTAAGGGTCAAGCAAGGTTAGCGATACAGTTCGAACAAGATTTAAGAAATCAAGTTAAGGGATTTCGTTGGCATGGTAGATCAAAAAAATTTGAACAACCAAATGAAATTTCTCGGCGTGAAAAAAATGAATCGGAAATTATCTTTTATTATTTGCATTGTCCTGATCTTCGTTTATTTATTCGCGATGAATTTCTCAAAAGAGAAATTAATGGTTTTAATACTAATCATATTCAAAATTTATGGGAATCTATTTCCAAAATTGAACAAGATAATTTAGGTTTTAATTATTTAAATGAATTAAAAGAATCTAATAGTCTAAATCTTCAAAAAGAGTTTTTTGCTATTGACTTAATTTCACTTCTTACTGATCACTTAGCTCTTTATAATCCTGAATTATCAAATAAAATTAATAATTTTGTTAATCCAAATGAGTTGTTTTTAACATTGCTTAGTAATCCTAAAGATAATTTACTTGGAACTTTATCACTTCTTGAAAAATATAATTCATTAAAAAGATGTAGACACTTGATCGAATCTTGGGGATCACAAAGATTAAAAACTTTAGAAAATTGTATTTCTATTTTAATTGATAATTCTTCAGGTTCTTCAGAAACTAATAAAGAGATAGATGATCTCTTTAAGGATTTAAACTCAGACGCGATTAAATTTCAGGAACTATATTATTTAGAAAGACAACATATAAGTTTTTTAGATAAACAACGCTGTGGTA